The following are encoded in a window of Lacinutrix sp. WUR7 genomic DNA:
- the hemE gene encoding uroporphyrinogen decarboxylase, translating to MIKNDLFLRALKGEIVERPPVWMMRQAGRYLPEFMEIKAKYDFFTRCQTPELASEITVQPIRRFGMDAAILFCDILVIPQAMNIEVQMKPNFGPYLPNPIRSQKDVDTVIVPDVKESLSYVYDAIKMTKEKLNDDIPLIGFAGSPWTILCYCVQGQGSKNFDKAKEFCFTNPVAAHQLLQKITDTTIAYLKEKVKAGVNAVQVFDSWGGMLSPVDYQEFSWQYIQQIIDALKDETPVIAFGKGCWFALGEMAKSGAAALGVDWTCSARNARYLTGGNITLQGNFDPTRLFSPPAEIKKMVHQMINEFGKDKYIVNLGHGILPNIPLENAKAFIDAVKEYKA from the coding sequence ATGATAAAAAACGATTTATTTTTAAGAGCATTAAAAGGAGAAATAGTAGAACGTCCACCAGTTTGGATGATGCGTCAAGCAGGTCGTTATCTTCCAGAATTCATGGAGATAAAGGCAAAGTACGATTTCTTTACACGATGTCAGACACCAGAATTAGCAAGTGAAATCACAGTACAACCTATCCGTAGATTCGGAATGGATGCTGCCATTTTATTCTGTGATATTTTAGTAATTCCACAAGCCATGAATATTGAGGTACAAATGAAACCAAACTTTGGGCCTTATTTACCAAACCCTATTCGCTCACAAAAAGATGTCGATACGGTAATCGTTCCCGACGTAAAAGAAAGCTTAAGCTACGTTTACGATGCCATTAAAATGACTAAGGAAAAACTAAACGATGATATTCCATTAATTGGTTTTGCAGGTTCCCCATGGACCATCCTTTGCTATTGTGTACAAGGACAAGGAAGTAAAAACTTTGACAAAGCCAAAGAATTTTGCTTTACCAATCCGGTTGCTGCACATCAATTATTACAAAAAATTACAGATACAACCATTGCGTACTTAAAAGAAAAAGTAAAAGCAGGTGTTAATGCGGTTCAAGTATTCGATTCTTGGGGAGGCATGCTTTCTCCAGTAGATTATCAAGAATTTTCTTGGCAATATATCCAACAAATTATCGATGCTTTAAAAGACGAAACTCCGGTGATCGCATTTGGTAAAGGATGTTGGTTTGCTCTTGGTGAAATGGCAAAATCTGGCGCTGCAGCTTTAGGTGTAGACTGGACATGTTCGGCAAGAAACGCACGTTATTTAACTGGCGGAAACATTACACTGCAAGGTAATTTTGATCCGACACGTTTATTTTCGCCTCCTGCAGAAATCAAGAAAATGGTACACCAAATGATTAACGAATTTGGTAAAGACAAGTACATTGTAAATCTAGGTCATGGTATTTTACCAAACATTCCGTTAGAAAATGCCAAAGCTTTTATTGATGCAGTAAAAGAGTATAAAGCATAA
- the hemC gene encoding hydroxymethylbilane synthase translates to MSKTIRIGTRDSELALYQAKIVKSQLEHLGHNVVLVPVKSTGDLQLNKPLYELGITGIFTKTLDIAMLNGDIDIAVHSLKDVPTLLPKGIVQAAVLKRGNVRDTLVYKTTEEFLGAREAVIATSSLRRKAQWLNRYPTHTIEDIRGNVNTRLQKLEETEHFDAAIFAAAGIGRLELRPETAVNLEWMIPAAGQGAIVVVALEEDEETRAILNEINDEETQTCTQIEREFLNRLEGGCSAPIGALCYIKEEEIHFDGILLSPNGSKKITVQRVKKLGEHHDMAAWCADYVIEKGGKRLMDAIQESSKPTTVYSTKSFTEDQRLLVNENLGVESSDFVKISTNRLKPQVVRNPIQNVVITSKNAVEALLQNFSAVELQFQNIYCVGRRTKRLVEKRIGEVKHTEPNAKKLAEYLVEYIEGTEVTYFCSDLRLDALPTILEENNITVNEIEAYQTKLDAVKLDDTVEAVLFYSPSTVQSFKQENNVSDNMIAFCIGETTAQEAKKHFKDIRIAKVPTVESVIQLVNEHYI, encoded by the coding sequence ATGTCTAAAACAATTAGAATTGGTACTCGCGATAGCGAACTTGCACTATACCAAGCAAAAATAGTAAAAAGCCAATTAGAACATCTTGGTCACAACGTAGTATTAGTTCCTGTAAAATCTACAGGAGATTTACAACTAAACAAACCATTATACGAATTAGGAATAACTGGAATTTTCACTAAAACCCTAGATATTGCGATGCTAAATGGTGATATAGATATTGCAGTTCACTCTTTAAAAGATGTACCAACGCTTTTACCAAAAGGCATTGTCCAAGCCGCTGTTTTAAAACGTGGTAACGTACGTGACACTTTGGTTTACAAAACAACAGAAGAGTTTTTAGGTGCACGCGAAGCCGTAATTGCAACAAGCAGTTTACGTAGAAAAGCACAATGGTTAAACCGTTACCCAACACATACTATCGAAGATATTCGTGGTAATGTAAATACGCGTTTACAAAAACTAGAGGAGACAGAACATTTTGATGCAGCCATTTTTGCAGCAGCAGGAATTGGTCGTTTAGAATTACGCCCAGAAACCGCTGTGAATTTAGAATGGATGATTCCAGCAGCTGGACAAGGAGCTATCGTTGTTGTTGCATTGGAAGAAGATGAAGAAACAAGAGCTATTTTAAACGAAATTAATGACGAAGAAACACAAACGTGTACGCAAATTGAGCGTGAATTTTTAAATCGTTTAGAAGGTGGATGTTCTGCACCAATTGGTGCATTATGCTACATAAAAGAAGAAGAAATACACTTTGATGGTATTTTATTAAGTCCTAACGGAAGTAAAAAAATAACCGTACAACGTGTAAAAAAATTAGGAGAACACCATGATATGGCAGCATGGTGTGCAGACTATGTTATAGAAAAAGGTGGAAAACGTTTAATGGATGCCATACAAGAATCTAGCAAACCAACTACCGTATATTCTACAAAATCCTTTACCGAAGACCAACGTTTATTAGTAAACGAAAATCTTGGTGTAGAAAGTTCCGATTTTGTAAAAATAAGCACCAATAGATTAAAACCACAAGTGGTTAGAAATCCTATCCAAAATGTGGTGATTACAAGTAAAAATGCAGTTGAAGCATTACTTCAAAACTTTTCTGCTGTCGAGTTACAATTCCAAAACATTTACTGTGTCGGACGTAGAACAAAACGTTTAGTAGAAAAACGTATTGGTGAAGTGAAACATACAGAACCAAATGCTAAAAAGCTTGCCGAATACTTAGTTGAATATATAGAAGGAACCGAAGTTACTTATTTCTGTAGCGATTTACGTTTAGATGCACTTCCTACTATTTTAGAAGAAAACAATATTACGGTAAACGAAATTGAAGCATACCAAACGAAATTAGATGCCGTAAAACTAGACGATACTGTAGAAGCTGTTCTATTTTATAGTCCATCCACAGTACAAAGTTTTAAGCAAGAAAATAACGTTTCAGATAATATGATTGCCTTTTGTATTGGAGAAACTACTGCGCAAGAGGCTAAAAAACATTTTAAAGATATACGAATAGCTAAGGTTCCTACTGTAGAAAGTGTGATCCAATTAGTGAATGAGCATTATATTTAA
- the hemA gene encoding glutamyl-tRNA reductase has protein sequence MEQYNISKGNSFYAIGLSYKKADAEIRGHFSLDAQSKINLLEQAKQEGVESLVVTSTCNRTEIYGFAQHPFQLIKLLCDNTKGTVEEFQKVAFVLKNKDAISHMFRVGSGLDSQILGDFEIIGQLKHAASQSKKEGLLNHFSERLVNAVIQASKRIKTETSISTGATSVSYASVQYILNEVENISQKNILLFGTGKIGRNTCENLVKHSQNEQITLINRTKDKAEAIAGKFNLVVKDYSNLQEEIQTSDILIVATGAQMPTVDKHIIQNKKPLLILDLSIPKNVNENVNELENITLVHLDHLSKITDDTLENRKLDIPLAEIIIEEVKTEFNAWLETRKFAPTIKALKLKLNDFKVAELDTQRKKMNNFNEEQAELISNNIIQKITNHFAHHLKDDAISTDESLELIKKVFQLETSSTNV, from the coding sequence ATGGAGCAATACAATATTTCTAAAGGCAATTCATTTTACGCAATTGGTCTAAGCTACAAAAAAGCGGATGCCGAAATACGTGGGCATTTTAGTTTAGACGCACAATCTAAAATAAACTTATTAGAACAAGCAAAACAAGAAGGTGTAGAAAGCCTTGTGGTAACATCTACATGTAACCGAACTGAAATTTACGGATTCGCACAACATCCTTTTCAACTTATAAAATTACTTTGTGACAACACAAAAGGTACTGTCGAAGAATTTCAAAAAGTAGCATTTGTCTTAAAAAACAAAGATGCTATTTCGCACATGTTTCGTGTAGGATCTGGATTAGACAGTCAGATTTTAGGAGATTTCGAAATTATTGGTCAGTTAAAACACGCTGCTTCCCAATCTAAAAAAGAAGGTTTATTAAATCATTTTTCAGAGCGTTTAGTAAATGCGGTTATTCAAGCAAGTAAACGTATTAAAACCGAAACAAGCATTTCAACAGGAGCAACTTCTGTTTCCTATGCTTCGGTACAGTATATTTTAAATGAAGTGGAAAACATTTCGCAAAAAAACATTCTACTTTTCGGAACAGGAAAAATCGGTAGAAATACTTGCGAAAATTTAGTAAAACATTCCCAAAACGAACAAATTACTTTAATTAATAGAACCAAAGATAAAGCGGAAGCTATTGCTGGAAAATTCAACCTTGTGGTTAAGGATTACAGTAATTTACAAGAAGAAATTCAAACTTCTGATATTTTAATTGTTGCCACTGGTGCGCAAATGCCAACGGTGGACAAACATATTATACAAAATAAAAAACCACTTCTAATTCTAGATTTATCGATACCTAAAAACGTAAACGAAAACGTAAACGAATTAGAAAATATCACTTTAGTACATCTCGATCATTTATCTAAAATAACAGATGACACCTTAGAAAATCGCAAGCTAGACATTCCACTTGCAGAAATAATTATTGAAGAAGTTAAGACAGAATTTAATGCTTGGTTAGAAACTAGAAAGTTTGCACCAACTATTAAAGCTTTAAAGCTAAAATTAAATGATTTTAAAGTTGCAGAATTAGATACGCAACGTAAAAAAATGAATAATTTTAACGAAGAACAAGCCGAATTAATTAGCAATAATATTATTCAAAAAATAACAAATCATTTTGCGCATCACTTAAAAGATGATGCTATATCTACAGACGAAAGTCTAGAACTCATAAAAAAAGTGTTTCAATTAGAAACATCCTCAACAAATGTCTAA
- a CDS encoding helix-turn-helix transcriptional regulator, with amino-acid sequence MKENTTLKNVARGTFNETEVDDGFFVLSYQNESQLVETLEREIDSSFIQFHFCIKGAAAFLFNKGSYTLNIQDETSLLLYNPQRDLPIHLQVDANTWLVSLLISIKKFHGLFSQEADYITFLSDDNKDKKYYKDGKISPSMSIVLNQLIHYNLNQSIKNLYFKGKAYELLSLYFNRNEDANVEQCPFLVDETNVIKIRKAKDIMISRMAEPPSLQELADEISLSLKKLKEGFKQIYGDSVFSFLLDYKMEVARKLLESGDHNVNEVGLKVGYSTSSHFIAAFKKKYGTTPKKYIQSIN; translated from the coding sequence ATGAAAGAGAATACTACTTTAAAAAATGTCGCTAGAGGTACTTTTAATGAAACAGAAGTAGATGATGGTTTTTTTGTGCTAAGCTACCAAAATGAAAGTCAATTAGTTGAAACGCTGGAGCGAGAGATTGATAGTAGTTTTATTCAGTTTCATTTTTGTATTAAAGGTGCCGCTGCTTTTTTGTTTAATAAAGGAAGTTATACCTTAAATATTCAAGACGAAACTTCTTTGCTTTTGTATAATCCGCAACGCGATTTACCCATTCATTTACAGGTAGATGCTAATACTTGGTTGGTTTCCCTTTTGATTTCGATTAAAAAATTTCATGGTTTATTTAGTCAGGAAGCAGATTATATCACATTTTTAAGCGATGATAATAAGGATAAAAAATATTACAAAGACGGGAAAATTAGCCCTTCCATGTCTATTGTATTAAATCAATTAATACATTATAACTTAAACCAATCTATTAAAAACCTATATTTTAAAGGAAAGGCTTACGAGCTTTTAAGCTTGTATTTTAATAGAAATGAAGATGCAAATGTAGAGCAATGTCCGTTTTTGGTAGATGAAACCAATGTGATTAAAATACGAAAAGCAAAAGATATTATGATATCTAGAATGGCTGAACCACCAAGTTTGCAAGAGTTAGCAGATGAGATTTCTTTAAGTTTAAAAAAGCTTAAAGAAGGATTTAAGCAAATCTATGGGGATTCTGTTTTTAGCTTTTTGTTAGACTATAAAATGGAAGTAGCCAGAAAACTATTAGAATCTGGCGATCATAATGTAAACGAAGTCGGACTAAAAGTAGGATACAGCACGTCTAGTCATTTTATTGCTGCTTTTAAGAAGAAGTACGGAACGACTCCGAAAAAATATATACAATCTATAAACTAA
- the hemH gene encoding ferrochelatase, protein MSKGILLVNLGSPESPEPKDVKKYLGEFLMDERVIDIPVLARTALVKGIILNTRPKASAAAYKKIWWEEGSPLIVLSERLQKKLQKETEMPVALAMRYGTMTMKKGIQELIDKGVDEVLLFPLYPQFAMATTETITVLAEKLRQKFFPNIKIESVPAFYNKPDYIEVLSNSIARHLEDKNYDHVLFSYHGVPERHIRKSDITKSHCKIDGSCCVTPSKAHEFCYRHQCLEVTRLVAEKLRFKEGAFSTSFQSRLGFDPWLQPYTDRTIERLGKQGVKNMAIVTPAFVSDCLETLEEIAMEGQEIFHEMGGKDFTTVPCLNDDDAWVSLLAKWVNGWSEKGVLS, encoded by the coding sequence ATGAGTAAAGGAATATTATTAGTAAATCTAGGTTCTCCCGAAAGTCCAGAACCTAAAGACGTTAAAAAGTATTTAGGAGAATTCTTAATGGATGAACGTGTTATCGATATACCTGTTTTAGCAAGAACAGCTTTAGTGAAAGGTATTATTTTAAACACAAGACCAAAAGCATCTGCAGCAGCCTATAAAAAGATATGGTGGGAAGAAGGTTCACCACTTATTGTACTTTCAGAAAGACTTCAAAAGAAATTACAAAAGGAGACAGAAATGCCTGTTGCTTTGGCCATGCGTTACGGAACGATGACCATGAAAAAAGGGATTCAAGAATTGATAGATAAAGGTGTAGATGAAGTTTTACTTTTTCCTTTATATCCGCAATTTGCTATGGCAACTACAGAAACAATTACTGTTTTAGCCGAAAAACTGCGTCAAAAGTTTTTTCCGAATATAAAAATAGAATCTGTTCCTGCATTTTACAACAAGCCAGATTATATTGAGGTGTTATCCAATAGTATTGCAAGGCATTTAGAAGATAAAAACTATGATCATGTTTTGTTTTCTTATCATGGTGTTCCAGAAAGACATATTAGAAAAAGTGATATTACAAAATCGCATTGTAAAATAGACGGTAGTTGTTGTGTAACACCAAGCAAAGCACACGAGTTTTGTTATAGACATCAATGTTTAGAAGTGACTCGTTTGGTCGCAGAGAAATTAAGGTTTAAAGAAGGTGCTTTTTCTACTTCGTTTCAATCTAGATTAGGATTTGATCCTTGGTTGCAACCTTATACCGATAGAACTATTGAGCGTTTAGGAAAACAAGGCGTAAAAAATATGGCTATTGTAACTCCAGCTTTTGTAAGCGATTGTTTAGAAACTTTAGAAGAGATTGCGATGGAAGGTCAAGAGATTTTTCATGAAATGGGAGGAAAAGATTTTACAACCGTTCCTTGTTTAAATGATGATGATGCATGGGTTTCTTTACTTGCTAAATGGGTAAATGGTTGGTCTGAAAAAGGAGTTTTATCGTAA
- a CDS encoding CopD family protein gives MEYYNYIKSLHLIFVITWFAGLFYIPRLFVYQIEAFHKPSPDKEILGKQLKLMAKRLWNIITWPSAILATGFAIWLLILQPIWLQQPWMHVKLGFVILLIIYHLKTHQFYKQLQNDVVKKTSNFMRLWNEGATFILFAVVFLVILKSAFNWIFGVLGIFILGVLLMLGFKVYKNIRNKNPDA, from the coding sequence ATGGAGTATTACAACTACATAAAATCGCTACATCTCATTTTTGTAATCACTTGGTTTGCCGGATTATTTTATATTCCTAGACTATTTGTGTATCAAATTGAAGCATTTCATAAACCTTCTCCAGACAAAGAGATTCTTGGGAAACAGTTGAAGTTAATGGCAAAGCGTTTATGGAATATCATTACCTGGCCATCTGCAATTTTGGCTACAGGATTTGCAATTTGGTTACTCATTTTACAACCCATTTGGTTACAACAACCTTGGATGCATGTAAAATTAGGATTTGTGATTTTACTGATTATTTATCATTTAAAAACGCATCAGTTTTATAAACAATTGCAAAACGATGTGGTTAAAAAAACATCCAACTTTATGCGTTTATGGAACGAAGGAGCCACCTTTATTTTATTTGCTGTAGTGTTTCTTGTAATACTTAAAAGTGCTTTTAATTGGATTTTTGGTGTACTAGGTATTTTTATTCTTGGCGTATTACTCATGTTAGGTTTTAAAGTTTATAAAAATATACGTAACAAGAATCCGGACGCATAA
- a CDS encoding HAMP domain-containing sensor histidine kinase, which produces MKLKKLSLRVRIFIAMIFLVLLASILITGVAVYQNKEETKDYHEQRLERKEANIKRHIDFVIQETSFEVKTEKLPFIFKEEIYKIASVHDLPINLYDLDGQLLKSSIATLTQDSLQTCLNAEVLNALANTVEHRFVQKRKVNGETYQSSFTYIKDQKSKPIAILNLPLLENDDFLAKELNEFLERIAFAYLFMLLMAIALAYVLSKYITKSLNTISDKINRTRLERRNQKIEIDSATVEIAALVKSYNSMIDELEESAVQLATSEREQAWREMAKQVAHEIKNPLTPMRLTVQSFQRKFDPTDENIHQKLDEYSKTLIQQIDTMSSIASAFSNFAKMPAQKNEMLNVVEVVDLSLDIFNEDYITFSSNREEIIANFDRTQLIRVVTNLIKNGIQAIPKDKTPEIVVKVLEENKMIKITVSDNGIGISDENKSKIFEPKFTTKTSGMGLGLAMVKNIMETYNGSITFTSQLGIGTTFTVTFPKE; this is translated from the coding sequence ATGAAATTAAAAAAACTGTCTTTACGAGTTCGTATCTTTATTGCCATGATTTTTTTGGTGCTTTTAGCCTCTATTTTAATTACAGGAGTTGCTGTTTATCAAAATAAGGAAGAAACTAAAGACTACCATGAGCAAAGATTAGAACGTAAAGAAGCCAACATAAAAAGGCATATTGATTTTGTAATTCAAGAAACTTCTTTTGAAGTTAAAACAGAGAAACTTCCTTTTATTTTTAAAGAAGAAATTTATAAAATTGCCTCTGTACATGATTTGCCAATAAATTTATATGATTTAGATGGTCAGCTTTTAAAATCTTCGATAGCAACTTTAACGCAAGACTCTCTTCAAACTTGCTTAAATGCGGAAGTTTTAAATGCGTTGGCTAATACTGTAGAGCATAGATTTGTTCAAAAACGAAAAGTAAATGGTGAAACGTATCAATCTTCCTTTACCTATATAAAAGATCAAAAATCAAAACCAATTGCTATTTTAAATTTGCCATTATTAGAGAATGATGATTTTTTAGCAAAAGAATTGAATGAGTTTTTAGAACGAATAGCTTTTGCTTATTTGTTTATGTTGTTAATGGCAATTGCTTTGGCTTATGTGTTATCAAAATATATAACCAAATCATTGAATACCATTAGTGATAAAATTAACAGAACAAGGTTAGAAAGAAGAAATCAAAAAATTGAAATTGATTCTGCCACTGTTGAAATTGCAGCACTTGTAAAATCGTACAATAGTATGATTGATGAGTTGGAGGAAAGTGCTGTGCAATTAGCTACTAGTGAACGAGAACAAGCTTGGCGAGAAATGGCGAAACAAGTAGCACACGAAATTAAAAATCCGTTAACTCCAATGCGATTGACAGTACAGAGTTTTCAGCGTAAGTTTGATCCTACCGATGAAAATATACACCAAAAATTAGACGAATACAGCAAGACCTTAATTCAGCAAATTGATACTATGAGTTCTATTGCTTCTGCATTTTCTAACTTTGCAAAAATGCCGGCTCAGAAAAACGAAATGCTAAACGTGGTAGAAGTTGTAGATCTTTCTTTAGATATATTTAATGAAGACTATATCACGTTTTCTTCCAATAGAGAAGAAATTATTGCTAATTTTGATAGAACACAACTTATTAGAGTGGTTACTAATTTAATTAAAAATGGTATTCAGGCAATTCCTAAAGATAAAACACCAGAAATTGTGGTGAAAGTGTTGGAAGAAAATAAGATGATTAAAATAACGGTTTCTGATAATGGTATAGGGATTTCGGACGAGAATAAATCTAAAATATTTGAACCAAAGTTTACCACAAAAACCAGTGGCATGGGATTAGGTTTAGCGATGGTTAAAAATATTATGGAAACTTATAACGGAAGCATTACCTTTACATCACAATTAGGAATTGGAACCACTTTTACGGTAACTTTTCCAAAAGAATAA
- a CDS encoding enoyl-CoA hydratase/isomerase family protein, producing the protein MSYKNILSTTQNGITTITINRPTKLNALNKETIQELHEGFKAANKDKNTKVIIVTGSGEKAFVAGADISEFANFSVDNGGKLAAKGQELLFDFVEKLETPVIAAVNGFALGGGLELAMACHFRVASDNAKMGLPEVSLGVIPGYGGTQRLPQLVGKGRAMEMVMTAGMIDSETAKNYGLVNHITTQEELLPLAEKIAGKIMRNSTVAIAKAIKAINANYKDGKNGYKVEIKQFGKCFGTEDFIEGTTAFLEKRKANFPGK; encoded by the coding sequence ATGTCATACAAAAACATACTATCTACAACCCAAAATGGAATAACAACAATAACCATTAATCGACCTACTAAACTTAATGCGTTAAACAAGGAAACTATTCAAGAACTTCACGAAGGTTTTAAAGCTGCTAATAAAGATAAAAACACCAAGGTTATTATTGTAACCGGAAGTGGTGAGAAAGCATTTGTTGCTGGAGCAGATATTAGTGAGTTTGCAAATTTTAGTGTAGATAATGGAGGGAAACTTGCAGCAAAAGGACAAGAATTATTATTCGATTTTGTTGAGAAATTAGAAACGCCAGTGATAGCAGCTGTTAATGGTTTTGCGCTTGGTGGCGGATTAGAATTAGCTATGGCTTGCCATTTTAGAGTTGCAAGTGATAATGCTAAAATGGGATTACCAGAAGTTTCTCTTGGTGTAATTCCTGGTTATGGAGGTACACAACGTTTGCCGCAATTAGTTGGTAAAGGTCGTGCTATGGAAATGGTAATGACAGCGGGAATGATTGATTCAGAGACCGCAAAAAATTACGGATTAGTAAACCATATAACCACACAAGAAGAGTTGTTACCATTGGCTGAAAAAATAGCAGGTAAAATTATGCGTAATTCAACGGTTGCAATTGCCAAAGCAATCAAAGCAATTAATGCTAATTATAAAGATGGTAAAAATGGGTATAAAGTAGAAATTAAGCAATTTGGAAAATGCTTTGGAACCGAAGATTTTATAGAAGGAACTACAGCCTTTTTAGAAAAAAGAAAAGCAAATTTTCCAGGTAAATAA
- a CDS encoding AraC family transcriptional regulator: protein MLQLKPTFKKITPDFGSSITAIQKTKKRKRSEAFWHFHPELELVYVNKGKGRRHIGNHLSYFNNSQLILIGPNLPHNGFTDRLTSKGKETLVQFHPEFLGDLFNKLPEMKNISQLIERSKKGILFKREIKEIIGPKIEKLPKYEGIKRVTKLLEILEQLALSTDYVLLNENGYMFETQPQDSSKIDKIFKYVNKNYQQHITLDEIANYVNLTVPAFCRYFKKVTGKTFTQFVNECRIFYATKLLTESQSSITDICFECGFNNFSHFNKVFNEVIGKSASKYRNEMRLIIQ from the coding sequence ATTTTGCAATTAAAACCTACTTTTAAAAAAATAACTCCAGATTTTGGTAGCTCTATTACTGCTATTCAGAAAACTAAAAAGCGTAAAAGAAGTGAAGCTTTTTGGCATTTTCACCCAGAGTTAGAATTGGTATACGTTAATAAAGGAAAGGGGAGAAGACATATTGGTAATCATCTTTCTTATTTTAATAATAGTCAATTAATTTTAATAGGACCTAATTTACCGCATAATGGATTTACAGATCGTTTAACTTCTAAAGGAAAAGAAACATTGGTGCAATTTCATCCGGAGTTTTTGGGAGACCTTTTTAATAAGTTGCCAGAAATGAAAAATATTTCGCAGTTAATAGAACGTTCTAAAAAGGGAATTTTATTTAAAAGAGAAATAAAAGAAATTATTGGTCCAAAAATAGAGAAGTTGCCAAAGTACGAAGGTATAAAACGTGTGACTAAGCTATTAGAGATACTGGAGCAATTGGCATTGAGCACAGACTATGTTTTGCTTAATGAAAACGGGTACATGTTTGAAACCCAACCACAAGACAGTAGTAAAATTGATAAAATTTTTAAATACGTTAATAAAAACTATCAGCAACATATTACTTTAGATGAAATTGCTAACTATGTAAATTTGACGGTTCCAGCGTTTTGTAGGTATTTTAAAAAAGTAACCGGAAAAACATTTACGCAGTTTGTTAATGAGTGTCGTATTTTCTACGCAACAAAACTATTAACAGAAAGCCAAAGTAGTATAACAGATATTTGTTTTGAATGTGGTTTTAATAACTTTTCACACTTTAATAAAGTGTTTAATGAGGTTATTGGTAAAAGTGCCTCTAAGTATAGAAATGAAATGCGATTAATCATTCAATAG